A window of the Phaenicophaeus curvirostris isolate KB17595 chromosome 9, BPBGC_Pcur_1.0, whole genome shotgun sequence genome harbors these coding sequences:
- the SMNDC1 gene encoding survival of motor neuron-related-splicing factor 30 — protein MSEDLAKQLASYKAQLQQVEAALSGNAENEDLLKLKKDLQEVIELTKDLLSTQPSETLASSDSSASALPSHSWKVGDRCMAIWSEDGQCYEAEIEEIDEENGTAAVTFAGYGNAEVTPLFNLKPVEEGRKAKEDSGNKPMSKKEMIAQQREYKKKKALKKAQRIKELEQEREDQKVKWQQFNNRAYSKNKKGQVKRSIFASPESVTGKVGVGTCGIADKPMTQYQDTSKYNVRHLMPQ, from the exons ATGTCAGAAGACCTTGCTAAGCAGCTGGCTAGCTACAAAGCTCAGCTCCAGCAAGTTGAGGCTGCCTTATCTGGGaatgcagaaaatgaagatttgcTAAAACTGAAGAAGGACTTACAG GAAGTCATAGAATTAACCAAAGATCTTCTTTCAACACAACCTTCGGAAACTCTTGCAAGTTCTGAcagttctgcttctgctttgccCAGTCACTCCTGGAAGGTTGGGGATAGGTGCATGGCAATATGGAGTGAGGACGGACA GTGTTACGAAGCTGAGATTGAAGAAATAGATGAAGAGAATGGAACAGCTGCGGTCACATTTGCTGGATATGGCAATGCTGAAGTTACGCCTCTGTTCAACCTCAAGCCTgtggaagagggaaggaaagcaaaagagGACAGTGGCAACAAACCCATGTCCAA aAAAGAGATGATAGCCCAGCAACGagaatataaaaagaagaaagctttgaaaaaagCTCAGAGAATTAAAGAACTTGAACAGGAACGAGAGGACCAGAAAGTCAAGTGGCAACAGTTTAACAACAGAGCCtattctaaaaacaaaaaaggccaG GTAAAGAGGAGTATTTTTGCTTCCCCTGAGAGCGTAACCGGCAAAGTTGGTGTTGGAACATGTGGAATTGCAGACAAACCTATGACACAGTATCAAGATACCTCTAAATATAATGTCAGGCATTTGATGCCtcagtaa